In Lycium ferocissimum isolate CSIRO_LF1 chromosome 11, AGI_CSIRO_Lferr_CH_V1, whole genome shotgun sequence, a single genomic region encodes these proteins:
- the LOC132037584 gene encoding uncharacterized protein LOC132037584, whose amino-acid sequence MHYVVVFFNWRSIGFPVYVQLLFKRSLYITCSLCKRCTLQQGKSCFCFRIFLQVSLNWSVSYKLLLRLITFTKIVIAEHLIIASQLSAHSASTNVHATFSGGIDIL is encoded by the exons ATGcattatgttgttgttttcttcaaTTGGCGTTCAATTGGTTTCCCTGTATATGTCCAGTTGCTGTTTAAACGATCTCTTTATATAACTT GCTCATTATGTAAAAGATGCACACTGCAACAAGGCAAGAGCTGTTTTTGCTTTAGAATCTTCTTACAAGTGAGCCTTAACTG GTCCGTTTCTTACAAGTTACTCCTTAGGCTTATTACTTTTACAAAGATTGTGATTGCAGAGCACTTGATTATAG CTTCTCAACTGAGTGCCCACAGTGCCTCCACAAACGTGCACGCCACTTTCTCTGGTGGAATAGA TATATTGTAA
- the LOC132037583 gene encoding ATP-dependent helicase ULS1-like, whose product MDNFLLENYSDDFDLDNQNVSVSETAEAPSDLILPLLRYQKKWLAWSLKQEESKAKGGILADEMGMGKAVQAIALVLAKRELQKASSDSSIMSSSASTSQELPVVKGTLVVCPVVGAMHGFVRLNVALLKEATKLSFIMAPTGRNLCTNWRNRIFSLLRTPLSRLTIGQSSTERTQNLG is encoded by the coding sequence ATGGATAATTTCCTTCTGGAGAATTATTCAGATGATTTTGACTTAGATAATCAGAATGTGTCAGTTTCTGAAACTGCCGAGGCACCATCCGATTTGATCTTGCCACTGTTGAGGTACCAAAAAAAGTGGTTGGCTTGGTCATTAAAGCAAGAAGAATCTAAAGCCAAAGGGGGTATTCTTGCTGATGAAATGGGAATGGGGAAGGCTGTTCAAGCCATCGCACTTGTGCTTGCTAAACGCGAATTACAGAAAGCATCTAGTGATTCCAGTATAATGTCATCTTCAGCAAGTACTTCCCAGGAACTCCCAGTAGTAAAAGGAACTCTTGTTGTCTGTCCTGTGGTTGGAGCAATGCATGGTTTCGTGAGATTGAACGTTGCACTACTAAAGGAAGCAACAAAACTCTCGTTTATCATGGCACCAACAGGGAGAAACTTATGCACAAACTGGAGGAATAGGATTTTTTCATTACTACGTACTCCACTATCGAGGCTGACTATAGGCCAAAGCAGCACAGAAAGAACTCAAAACCTCGGGTAG